From the genome of Nicotiana sylvestris chromosome 2, ASM39365v2, whole genome shotgun sequence, one region includes:
- the LOC104232270 gene encoding uncharacterized protein isoform X9 — MEFPKSSSALSSEMQKSVAIHSCLPSNNKTQQDEDKREPCFMHLLRAKLLCFWKQQVEEILQASELKRKQELPLARIRRVIKSNDQVKMVSAHAIVLFAKATEMFILELTLRAWMQAEQVKRRTLKRYDIARAIRNEELLDFLCDIVPLQSYKFQVEEANYGQGNEFHPAYQMVQPINFPNLQYQFQVEEEANDGQGNEFHPAYEMLQLQPNNIPYQFQVEEEALDVRGNEFHQAYQMVQPNNILQNQFQVEELANDGQGNEFLVAYQMVQPNDVPYQFQVEEEANGGQGNQFHPAYQMVQPNSIPASFTSIQGIPAPLMLPPAINSSAEAKFTNDGFALDNKEGL; from the exons ATGGAATTCCCAAAATCCTCATCAGCTCTATCATCAGAAATGCAAAAGTCGGTTGCTATCCATAGCTGCTTGCCAAGTAACAACAAAACTCAGCAG GATGAAGATAAAAGGGAGCCTTGTTTCATGCATTTGCTAAGAGCAAAGCTCCTCTGTTTCTGGAAACAACAAGTCGAAGAAATTCTTCAAGCTTCAG AGCTAAAGAGAAAACAAGAGCTGCCCCTTGCAAGGATCAGGCGCGTAATTAAGTCAAACGATCAAGTAAAG ATGGTTAGCGCACATGCTATCGTTTTATTTGCAAAAGCAACTGAGATGTTCATTCTTGAACTCACACTTCGTGCGTGGATGCAAGCTGAACAAGTCAAACGTCGAACTCTGAAGCGTTATGACATTGCTAGGGCCATAAGGAATGAAGAACTTCTTGATTTCCTGTGTGATATCGTCCCACTGCAGTCCTATAAG TTTCAGGTGGAAGAGGCAAATTATGGCCAAGGAAATGAATTTCACCCGGCTTATCAAATGGTTCAGCCTATTAACTTTCCA AATCTGCAGTACCAATTTCAGGTGGAAGAGGAGGCAAATGATGGCCAAGGAAATGAATTTCACCCGGCTTATGAAATGCTTCAGCTTCAGCCTAATAACATTCCG TACCAGTTTCAGGTGGAAGAGGAGGCCCTTGATGTCCGAGGAAATGAATTTCATCAGGCTTATCAAATGGTTCAGCCCAATAACATTCTG CAGAACCAATTTCAGGTGGAAGAGTTGGCAAATGACGGCCAGGGAAATGAATTTCTCGTAGCTTATCAAATGGTTCAGCCTAATGATGTTCCA TACCAATTTCAGGTGGAAGAGGAGGCAAATGGTGGCCAAGGAAATCAATTTCACCCGGCTTATCAAATGGTTCAGCCTAATAGCATTCCG GCTTCTTTCACCAGCATCCAAGGAATTCCAGCGCCACTGATGCTACCACCTGCGATTAATTCATCTGCTGAAGCCAAGTTTACCAATGATGGATTTGCATTGGACAATAAGGAGGGACTTTAA